The following coding sequences are from one Desulfosporosinus orientis DSM 765 window:
- the ilvD gene encoding dihydroxy-acid dehydratase, with translation MAKNKGYKSYEITEGVERAAHRALLFALGIERQDLDKPIIAVVNSRNEMVPGCVAQEYIVDKVKKGIIEAGGLPFEINTIGVCDGLAQGHEGMKYSLPARDIIADSIEIALEAHRFDGAVFLATCDKMTPGMLMAALRVNIPSIFVPAGVMKAGDYLGQQITISNMREYVGKYLTGKIDWQTLQQIEELACPGVGTCSMIGTANTMAGICEVLGLALPLSSTMEANTPAKGREAHKAGKRIVQLVHDNIKPSDLLCYESFANTIRFTLAIGGSTNTVLHIPAIAYELGIKINLESFDRYVNTPYIAKISPSGPKTMGDFHKAGGVPAVLKSLQEIMDLNQTTVTGQTLKDIALQAEWNDRDMIREKDNPIRSDGGLKVLWGSLAPEGAIVKRSDCQEKMWIHEGPACVYDSMEDAIEAIKEHQVKSGSVIVIRYEGPVGGPGMREMQMITSLLMGSGLGESTALVTDGRLSGSSRGPCIGHVSPEAALGGAIALVENGDKISINLLAGTLELNVPPEVMEVRRRNWVPIVKEAKGILKRYTRMKPNPLNGAIWE, from the coding sequence ATGGCAAAAAACAAAGGATATAAGAGTTATGAAATTACCGAGGGTGTGGAGAGGGCGGCACATAGAGCTTTGTTATTTGCTCTCGGTATTGAACGGCAGGATTTAGACAAACCGATTATTGCTGTGGTGAACAGCAGGAATGAAATGGTACCGGGCTGCGTTGCCCAGGAATACATCGTCGATAAAGTAAAAAAAGGAATTATTGAAGCCGGCGGCCTTCCTTTTGAGATTAATACCATAGGTGTTTGTGACGGGCTGGCCCAGGGACATGAGGGAATGAAATACTCATTGCCTGCCCGGGATATTATTGCCGACTCCATTGAGATTGCCTTGGAAGCTCATCGTTTTGACGGAGCCGTTTTTTTGGCCACCTGTGATAAAATGACACCCGGCATGCTCATGGCTGCCCTGCGTGTTAATATTCCTTCTATTTTTGTTCCTGCCGGGGTTATGAAAGCGGGAGATTATTTAGGACAGCAAATTACGATTTCCAACATGAGAGAATATGTCGGCAAATACCTGACCGGTAAGATTGACTGGCAGACTCTGCAGCAGATTGAAGAGCTGGCATGCCCGGGGGTAGGTACCTGTTCAATGATTGGTACGGCCAATACCATGGCTGGTATTTGTGAAGTTCTGGGCTTAGCTCTGCCTTTATCGTCAACCATGGAAGCCAATACACCGGCGAAAGGCAGAGAGGCCCATAAAGCCGGAAAACGCATTGTTCAGCTGGTCCATGATAATATCAAACCTTCCGATCTATTATGCTATGAATCCTTTGCCAATACGATTCGATTTACGTTAGCCATAGGCGGTTCAACGAATACGGTCCTTCATATTCCGGCCATCGCTTATGAACTGGGTATAAAAATAAATCTTGAGTCCTTTGATCGTTATGTCAATACTCCCTATATCGCTAAAATTAGTCCATCAGGGCCTAAAACTATGGGAGATTTTCACAAGGCAGGAGGAGTTCCTGCTGTGCTTAAATCTCTTCAGGAAATCATGGATTTAAACCAGACTACTGTGACTGGACAAACTCTGAAAGATATTGCCTTGCAGGCTGAATGGAACGACAGGGATATGATTCGGGAAAAAGACAATCCAATTCGTTCAGATGGCGGCTTGAAGGTACTTTGGGGAAGTTTGGCACCGGAGGGGGCCATTGTCAAACGATCGGATTGTCAAGAGAAAATGTGGATTCACGAGGGTCCGGCCTGTGTTTATGATTCTATGGAAGATGCTATTGAAGCCATTAAAGAGCATCAGGTCAAATCCGGCTCTGTTATAGTGATACGCTACGAAGGTCCTGTAGGAGGACCGGGCATGCGGGAGATGCAGATGATTACTTCTTTACTGATGGGTTCCGGGCTGGGCGAAAGCACTGCTCTGGTAACAGATGGCAGATTATCGGGTTCTTCCCGAGGGCCTTGTATCGGACACGTTTCTCCGGAAGCAGCCTTAGGAGGAGCTATTGCTTTAGTTGAAAATGGAGATAAGATTTCAATTAATCTCCTGGCAGGGACTCTTGAACTTAACGTTCCTCCGGAAGTTATGGAGGTAAGACGCCGGAACTGGGTACCCATAGTAAAAGAAGCTAAGGGAATTTTAAAACGCTATACAAGGATGAAACCCAACCCGTTAAACGGAGCAATATGGGAGTAA
- a CDS encoding lactate racemase domain-containing protein produces MSAINQLLDNIPIPRMLKVNQVFPRPVTDRLEHELLAKLEGKNSGLRFKPGQTVAVAVGSRGIDRIPDVVKTVVGYLKNCGADPFIVPAMGSHGGATAQGQRDMLRGLGITEDYVQAPIRATMETVQVGVAENGLPVYVDKFASEADAIVIINRIKPHVAFRGPYESGLMKMITIGLGKQKGADICHELGFGHMAENIPAIARVTLKNTKLIFAVGILENAYHEICQIEVLKNEEIEGAEPVLLEKAKSLSPKIYFDNLDVLIIDEIGKNISGTGFDNNVVGRYHTPFISGGPVITRVATLDLTDVSHGNCNGLGILDFTTKRVFEKISFEATYPNSLTSTVPLSVKIPMVLKNDRQAIQAAIKTCNIKNLSEVRMVRVKNTLSLGMMEISESLREEASKNPCLEVQSSPYNLEFNEYGNLF; encoded by the coding sequence ATGAGTGCCATAAATCAACTGTTGGATAATATACCTATTCCCAGGATGCTGAAAGTTAACCAAGTGTTCCCGCGTCCAGTGACTGACAGGCTGGAACATGAGCTTCTGGCCAAACTTGAGGGTAAAAACAGCGGCCTAAGGTTTAAACCCGGACAAACAGTTGCCGTAGCAGTTGGCAGCCGTGGCATAGACAGAATACCGGATGTGGTTAAGACTGTTGTCGGCTATCTCAAAAATTGTGGTGCCGATCCCTTTATTGTCCCAGCCATGGGGAGCCATGGAGGAGCAACCGCCCAAGGGCAAAGGGATATGCTGCGCGGCCTTGGGATTACGGAAGACTATGTCCAGGCACCGATTCGGGCCACTATGGAAACTGTCCAGGTGGGAGTCGCCGAAAATGGACTGCCTGTCTATGTGGATAAATTCGCATCTGAAGCAGATGCCATCGTCATTATTAACCGCATCAAACCTCATGTAGCCTTCCGAGGCCCCTATGAAAGCGGATTAATGAAGATGATTACCATTGGTCTCGGGAAACAAAAAGGGGCGGATATTTGTCACGAATTAGGGTTCGGTCACATGGCTGAAAACATACCGGCCATTGCCAGAGTCACCCTGAAAAATACCAAGTTAATTTTCGCAGTGGGTATCTTAGAGAATGCCTATCACGAGATATGCCAAATCGAAGTACTAAAGAATGAGGAAATCGAAGGCGCAGAACCTGTTTTACTGGAAAAAGCCAAAAGTTTGTCTCCCAAAATCTATTTCGATAACTTGGATGTTTTAATTATTGATGAAATAGGCAAAAACATCAGCGGCACGGGATTTGACAACAATGTGGTTGGCCGCTATCATACCCCCTTCATAAGTGGGGGACCTGTTATAACAAGAGTTGCTACCCTGGATTTAACAGACGTTTCCCATGGCAACTGCAATGGTCTGGGGATTCTTGATTTCACAACTAAACGGGTCTTTGAGAAAATTAGCTTTGAAGCCACTTATCCCAATTCCCTAACTTCAACCGTTCCCTTAAGTGTAAAGATTCCCATGGTATTAAAAAATGATCGCCAAGCTATTCAGGCTGCCATTAAGACATGCAATATCAAAAATTTGTCTGAAGTCAGAATGGTTCGTGTTAAAAATACGCTGAGCCTTGGAATGATGGAAATATCGGAAAGTCTGAGAGAAGAAGCCAGCAAAAATCCCTGCTTGGAAGTTCAGAGTTCCCCTTATAACCTGGAATTTAATGAGTATGGAAATCTCTTTTAG